AGCGCGGCGGCCGCGCTGTAGAGGGCGAAGCGGGGGACGCTCACCCGGAAGATCCCGGCCAGCGGCGGCGCCACCGTGCTCAACCCCGGGACGAACTTGGCGAAGATGAGCGACCGGATCCCGTGCCGCAGGAACGCGTTCTCGGTTCGGCGAACGCAGGCGTCGGGCTCGAGGGCCACCCGGCAAAGGACGCCGAGCACCCGGGCGCCGCGAAGACGCCCGGCGAAGTACCAGATGAAATCCGCGACCAGCGAGGCGGCGACGCTCAGGGCGACGGCCACGGGGAAGCTGAGCTTGCCCGCGCCGGCCAGGGCCCCGGCGGCCAGCAGTACAGGGATGGCGGGCAACGGCACCCCGACCTGGTCGGCGAAGACATAGACGAAGAGGACGGCCTCGCCGTGACGGGCCAGGAATGCGATCGTCTCGTTCACCGGGCCTCCGCTCCTCGCTCTTGAGATGCCTCAGGGGGGAAGATGGTCGCCGAGCATCGCCTTGTCGGCGACGGGCCAGGATCGCGGGCTAGAGATCGTTCCCGGAGTAGGACTGGTTGAACGACTTGTTGCAGAGCGGGAAATCTGGAACGATGTTCTTGAGGAGCGCGTACGACAGCGCGCGCCAGTTCAGGAAGGAAGGATCAAGGACTTTGACGCGCTCGAGCGTTCCCCCAGAGTTGACCGTGACCCAGTGGATGATCGTCCCGCGCCAGCCTTCGACCAGAGAGAAGCCCGGCTCGAACGCTGGCAGCGGCCCGAGCTGGCAGACGAGGGGGCCTGCGGGCGTCCGGCCAACGGCCTGACGGATCAGGCCCACCGATTCCCGGGCCTCCTCGATCCGAACCAGCGCCCGTGCCTTCACATCGCCCGATTCGAACACCGGAACTCTGAACGCCAGCTGGCCGTAGGCAGCGAACGGGTGGTCCCGCCGTGCGTCGACATCCAGGCCCGAGGCGCGGGCCACGAATCCCAGCACGCCGTGGGCGCGAGCCGTCACCGTCGTGAGCCGGCCCGTGTCCTCGAGCCGGTCGACGACCAACGTGTTGCTCAGCGTGATGTCGACGATCTCTCTGAAATCGGCCAGCACCGACTCGACCTCGGCGACCACATCCACATCCTCCGGCAGGTCCATCGCCACGCCGCCCGGGATGACCCCGCCCCTGAGCAGCCGGTTGCCCGTCACGCGCTTGTTGAGGCGAAGCAGCCGCTCGCGGATCCTGAAGCAGTGCGAGTGGGCGGCGGCGAACCCGGTATCGTTCGCGATCATCCCGAAGTCCGCCACGTGGTTGTAAAGGCGCTCCAGCTCCAGCAGCACGACGCGCAGGTGCCGCGCTCGGTCGGGCACCTGCACCCCTGCCACCGCCTCCAGCGCCTGGCAGTACGCGAGCGCGTGCCCGACCGTGGTATCGCCAGAGATTCGCTCGGCCAGCGTGACGCCCTCCGGCGGCGTGCGGCCCTCGAAGAGCTTCTCCGTGCCCTTGTGGGCGAAGTAGAGCCGCGACTTCATGTCGATGATCGTCTCGCCCACGACGCTGAAGCGGAAGTGCCCGGGCTCGATCACCCCAGCATGGACGGGGCCCACCGGGATCTCGTAGACCCCCTCGCCGCCCACCTGCTGGAACGGAAACGGCCGTCCGTCGTCCCTGAACTCACGGGCGCCCGCGTCCTTACGAAGCGGAAAGTAGTCGTCCGGCCAGAACCCATGCCGGACCAGCGGGCGGGGAT
The Candidatus Methylomirabilota bacterium genome window above contains:
- a CDS encoding VTT domain-containing protein, producing MNETIAFLARHGEAVLFVYVFADQVGVPLPAIPVLLAAGALAGAGKLSFPVAVALSVAASLVADFIWYFAGRLRGARVLGVLCRVALEPDACVRRTENAFLRHGIRSLIFAKFVPGLSTVAPPLAGIFRVSVPRFALYSAAAALLWATAWMGLGYALRDALERAAAHVSDVSSALVATVTAIIVVYVAFKWVQRRRFLGTLRIARLSADELKGKLDAGEAVVIVDLRTALDAAADPHVIPGAIRMTAEEIEQRHHELPRDVDLVVYCS
- a CDS encoding NADH-quinone oxidoreductase subunit C, which produces MTAVGRVEMLLAGRLPDRLSALRRVRGNELHCAALRADVPAMAEILRTLGAELVLMVAADRRGERGGFEVHYLFAQHRENWFVHATVAVPTGDPTIVSVATLHYPASRFEREIADLFGIRPEGHPDPRPLVRHGFWPDDYFPLRKDAGAREFRDDGRPFPFQQVGGEGVYEIPVGPVHAGVIEPGHFRFSVVGETIIDMKSRLYFAHKGTEKLFEGRTPPEGVTLAERISGDTTVGHALAYCQALEAVAGVQVPDRARHLRVVLLELERLYNHVADFGMIANDTGFAAAHSHCFRIRERLLRLNKRVTGNRLLRGGVIPGGVAMDLPEDVDVVAEVESVLADFREIVDITLSNTLVVDRLEDTGRLTTVTARAHGVLGFVARASGLDVDARRDHPFAAYGQLAFRVPVFESGDVKARALVRIEEARESVGLIRQAVGRTPAGPLVCQLGPLPAFEPGFSLVEGWRGTIIHWVTVNSGGTLERVKVLDPSFLNWRALSYALLKNIVPDFPLCNKSFNQSYSGNDL